In the Defluviitalea raffinosedens genome, one interval contains:
- a CDS encoding response regulator transcription factor codes for MFKVLIAEDEDLIRKGLAYTIDWAKMGCMVVGEASNGEEGIKKIEELSPDLVITDIKMPIMDGLQMLQNFKEREFEAIIITGYGEFEYAKKAIELDVFDYLLKPIDEDKLYEVVGEVTKRISEKEILRKLKNTVKDIENIKLIDTEIYCQKSSYKYKNTPVVIDYIVHNYANKISIEDIADQLEVSPSYLSKKFKDDTCHTFNDFLNSYRIQKAINLLTEGKYKVYEIAEMVGFSDYKYFSYVFKSYMCCSPMEFLKANVLVRGGDSESNTAYSAELN; via the coding sequence ATGTTTAAGGTATTAATTGCTGAAGATGAGGATTTAATTAGAAAAGGGCTGGCTTATACGATTGACTGGGCAAAAATGGGATGTATGGTTGTTGGAGAAGCTTCCAACGGTGAAGAGGGTATTAAAAAGATTGAAGAGCTTTCGCCGGATTTGGTTATAACGGATATAAAAATGCCGATTATGGATGGACTTCAAATGCTTCAAAATTTTAAAGAGAGAGAATTTGAAGCTATTATTATAACTGGTTATGGGGAATTTGAATATGCCAAAAAGGCAATAGAGTTGGATGTATTCGACTATCTTCTTAAGCCAATTGATGAAGATAAACTTTATGAAGTCGTTGGAGAAGTAACTAAGAGAATTTCTGAAAAAGAGATTCTACGTAAACTAAAAAATACTGTTAAGGATATAGAAAATATAAAGCTTATAGATACAGAAATATATTGCCAAAAATCTTCTTATAAATATAAAAATACACCCGTCGTAATAGATTATATCGTTCATAATTATGCCAATAAGATCAGTATAGAAGATATTGCAGACCAGTTAGAGGTTAGTCCCAGCTATTTAAGCAAGAAATTTAAGGATGATACCTGCCATACATTTAATGATTTTCTAAACAGTTATAGAATCCAAAAGGCAATCAATTTACTTACTGAAGGGAAATATAAAGTATATGAGATTGCAGAGATGGTAGGCTTTAGTGATTATAAATATTTTTCCTATGTGTTTAAATCTTATATGTGCTGTTCACCTATGGAATTTTTGAAAGCTAATGTCCTCGTAAGAGGAGGGGATTCAGAAAGTAATACGGCATATAGTGCGGAACTTAATTAA